One segment of Candidatus Methylomirabilota bacterium DNA contains the following:
- a CDS encoding MMPL family transporter, with protein MGSNRIDQAIAESYGRTVIRYPWLMIVGALLLFALGAAGLPKAGFNSSYRVFFGKDNPQLQAFDDFQAIYTKDDNVTVVIHHANKQVFSNDVLETVRDLTAALWKTAYVTRVDSVTNYQHTEVTEDDLIVDDLITRLPLSDPVLSAKERIALSEPPLNGLLLSPDGRVTQINARVLFPPLEENPNVASDIYVAVEQLIDQEREKHPEIEYRINGVVAINHAFAKTPEDDMKAMMPFMVGLIVVFLALLVRSTGGVVLPLVVVLLSIFFTLGLAGHLGLLLTPVSAVFPQILLAVAIAYSVHMVVSYTRLRRTGLTQEESVQTTLEKNLTPIFLTAVTTAVGFLSMTLNEVPPVRHLGILVGGGVLFTFVFSVTFLPAVLAICPCGIKPSRSMPDLLQGRPPRSEWTDRLGQFAVRHYQWLFYGLLGLAVCGSLFILRLELNNNPINYWKLGTWYRDTAEFVDANLTGVNYTDYSLESGRPNGINDPAFLAKVEAFSEYLRTIPEVTHVNSIVPIMKRLNKNMHADDPAYYRLPDTQELTAQYLLLYTMSLPFGLDLTNQINVDYSSTRVTATTHKVSAKRHREILRQVEDWTAEHIPEFNPQGVGAWVMFTYLSDRVIRGMLKSLALALALITALCVLTFRSLRLGMLSMIPNGLPIVLTFGIWGMMGDHVDFAVSIVAAAALGVIVDDTIHLMVRYQRSKESGMESGPAFEVALNDVGHALLFTTIILVVGFGLFILSDFRFNSSMGLMISLSIAIALLFDFLFLPGVLMKFDRKTVHDGEMTGHQPSAPV; from the coding sequence ATGGGAAGCAACCGTATCGACCAGGCCATTGCGGAGTCGTACGGCCGCACGGTCATCCGATACCCTTGGTTGATGATCGTTGGAGCCCTGCTGCTGTTCGCCCTTGGTGCCGCCGGTCTGCCCAAAGCCGGGTTCAATTCCAGCTATCGGGTGTTCTTCGGAAAGGATAATCCCCAGCTGCAGGCCTTCGACGACTTCCAGGCCATCTATACCAAGGACGATAATGTGACGGTGGTGATTCATCATGCGAATAAACAGGTCTTTTCCAACGACGTTCTCGAGACAGTCCGAGACCTCACCGCCGCGCTGTGGAAGACCGCATATGTCACCCGGGTGGACTCGGTGACCAACTACCAGCACACCGAGGTGACGGAGGATGACCTGATCGTCGACGACCTGATCACTCGGCTTCCGCTGAGCGACCCAGTGCTCAGCGCCAAGGAACGGATTGCCCTGAGTGAACCGCCGCTGAACGGGCTGCTGCTGTCTCCTGATGGTCGGGTGACTCAAATCAATGCGAGGGTGCTCTTTCCGCCGTTGGAGGAGAATCCGAATGTGGCCAGTGACATCTATGTCGCTGTCGAGCAGCTTATCGATCAAGAACGCGAGAAGCATCCTGAGATCGAATACCGGATCAACGGCGTTGTAGCGATAAACCACGCTTTTGCCAAAACTCCTGAGGATGACATGAAAGCGATGATGCCCTTCATGGTCGGGCTCATCGTGGTTTTTCTGGCTCTACTGGTCAGGTCCACCGGAGGGGTTGTGCTTCCACTGGTGGTCGTGCTGCTGTCGATTTTCTTCACCCTCGGGCTCGCCGGACATCTCGGGCTCTTGTTGACCCCGGTCTCTGCCGTCTTCCCGCAGATTCTGTTGGCGGTTGCCATCGCCTATTCCGTGCACATGGTGGTGAGCTATACTCGCCTGCGTCGGACGGGCCTCACCCAGGAAGAGTCCGTCCAAACAACGCTGGAAAAGAACCTCACACCGATTTTCTTGACCGCGGTGACCACGGCGGTCGGATTTCTATCCATGACATTGAATGAGGTTCCGCCCGTCCGGCATCTCGGCATTCTGGTGGGCGGTGGAGTACTCTTCACCTTCGTCTTCTCCGTGACATTCCTACCCGCAGTGCTGGCCATCTGCCCCTGCGGCATCAAACCCTCCAGATCCATGCCGGACCTGCTCCAGGGCCGACCTCCGCGTTCGGAATGGACGGATCGGCTCGGCCAGTTCGCGGTCCGGCACTATCAGTGGCTGTTTTACGGGTTGCTGGGCCTGGCAGTGTGTGGCAGTCTCTTTATCCTTCGTCTCGAGCTGAACAATAACCCCATCAATTACTGGAAGCTTGGCACGTGGTACCGAGACACCGCCGAATTCGTCGATGCGAATCTCACCGGGGTCAACTATACCGACTACTCTCTGGAGAGCGGCAGACCCAACGGCATCAACGACCCAGCCTTCTTGGCGAAGGTAGAAGCCTTCAGCGAGTATCTTCGCACCATCCCCGAAGTGACTCACGTCAACTCCATTGTTCCGATCATGAAGCGATTGAACAAAAATATGCATGCCGATGATCCCGCCTACTACCGTTTGCCGGACACCCAGGAGCTCACGGCCCAATACCTGTTGCTCTATACCATGTCGCTACCCTTCGGGCTGGATCTCACCAACCAGATTAATGTGGACTATTCCAGTACCCGGGTGACCGCCACGACGCACAAGGTCAGTGCGAAGCGCCACAGGGAAATTCTCCGGCAGGTCGAGGACTGGACAGCCGAGCATATTCCGGAATTCAACCCTCAAGGGGTAGGCGCATGGGTCATGTTCACCTACTTGAGCGACCGGGTGATTCGAGGGATGTTGAAAAGTCTTGCGCTGGCCTTGGCTTTGATCACCGCACTCTGCGTGCTCACCTTTCGTTCGCTACGTCTTGGGATGCTTAGTATGATTCCCAATGGCTTGCCGATTGTCCTCACATTTGGGATTTGGGGGATGATGGGCGACCATGTGGACTTTGCGGTCTCGATCGTTGCGGCTGCGGCGCTCGGCGTCATCGTTGATGACACCATTCACCTCATGGTCCGTTATCAACGCAGCAAGGAGAGCGGCATGGAGAGCGGCCCGGCCTTTGAAGTAGCTCTCAACGACGTCGGGCATGCGCTACTCTTTACCACAATCATCCTGGTCGTCGGATTCGGCCTGTTTATTCTTTCTGACTTCCGGTTCAATTCCAGCATGGGGCTGATGATCAGCCTCTCCATTGCCATTGCCCTGCTCTTCGACTTCCTCTTCTTGCCAGGGGTGTTGATGAAATTTGATCGGAAGACAGTCCACGATGGGGAAATGACCGGCCATCAGCCATCGGCGCCGGTTTAG